Proteins from a genomic interval of Thermoanaerobacterium thermosaccharolyticum DSM 571:
- the msrA gene encoding peptide-methionine (S)-S-oxide reductase MsrA: MKEIVLAGGCFWGVQAYFDTIDGVAETKVGYANGNKENPTYEEVCTNTTGFAEACYVRYDENIISLEDLLRNYWKIINPTLKNRQGNDIGTQYRTVIYYIDSDDADIIIKSRDEEQKKYDKPIVTEIEPLKNFYDAEEYHQKYLEKNPNGYCHIPREFFKK, translated from the coding sequence ATGAAGGAAATAGTTTTAGCTGGAGGGTGTTTTTGGGGTGTTCAAGCTTATTTTGACACTATAGATGGTGTTGCTGAAACCAAAGTTGGCTATGCAAATGGAAACAAAGAAAATCCAACATATGAAGAAGTCTGCACAAATACAACAGGCTTTGCAGAAGCTTGTTATGTAAGGTACGATGAAAACATAATATCCCTGGAAGATTTATTAAGAAATTATTGGAAGATTATAAATCCAACACTTAAAAACAGACAAGGTAACGATATAGGAACACAGTACCGGACAGTCATTTACTATATTGATAGTGATGATGCTGACATCATAATCAAATCGAGAGATGAAGAACAGAAAAAATATGATAAACCAATAGTGACTGAAATTGAGCCATTAAAGAACTTTTATGATGCTGAGGAATACCATCAGAAATACCTTGAGAAAAATCCTAATGGCTATTGCCACATTCCAAGAGAGTTTTTTAAAAAATAA
- a CDS encoding phosphatidylglycerophosphatase A family protein gives MKDIIVNLLKERGVTIEDMADLVLELQKKYYDLTREECIESLNSVLDKREVQNAVLTGITLDKLAEKNMLEEPLLSILKRDEPLYGIDEILALSITNIYGSIGLTNFGYLDKVKLGIIGILNEHKDERCNTFIDDLVAAIVAAACSRIAHSIKSGKSN, from the coding sequence ATGAAGGATATAATAGTAAATTTGCTTAAAGAACGAGGAGTTACTATTGAAGATATGGCAGATCTTGTCTTAGAGCTTCAAAAGAAATATTATGATTTAACAAGAGAAGAATGTATCGAAAGCTTAAATTCTGTGCTAGATAAAAGAGAAGTTCAAAATGCTGTTTTAACAGGTATAACCCTTGATAAACTGGCAGAAAAAAATATGCTTGAAGAACCTTTGCTTTCAATCCTTAAAAGAGATGAGCCACTTTATGGTATTGATGAAATATTAGCATTAAGTATTACTAATATATACGGTTCAATAGGACTTACAAATTTTGGTTATTTAGACAAGGTCAAACTTGGCATAATAGGAATCTTGAATGAACATAAAGATGAAAGATGCAATACATTCATAGATGATTTGGTTGCCGCAATAGTAGCAGCCGCCTGCTCTAGAATAGCTCACTCAATTAAAAGTGGAAAATCTAACTAA